From a single Vibrio tubiashii genomic region:
- the dinB gene encoding DNA polymerase IV — protein sequence MTSEKVRKIIHVDMDCFYAAVEMRDNPSYRGRPLAVGGHEKQRGVLSTCNYEARKFGIRSAMPTARALQLCPQLLVVPGRMQVYKEVSKQIREIFSRYTSLIEPLSLDEAFLDVTESTQCQGSATLIAEAIRRDIWHELSLTASAGIAPVKFLAKVASDMNKPNGQFVIPPDRVQEVVDKLPLEKIPGVGKVSLEKLHQAGFYTGEDIKNSNYRDLLLRFGRLGASLWNKSHGIDNREVVVERERKSVGVERTFSQNISSYQECWQVIEEKLFPELEKRLEKASPDKAIIKQGIKLKFADFQLTTIEHIHPQLELEYFKQLLSDILKRQQGREIRLLGLNVMLKPEEQAKQLSFF from the coding sequence ATGACGAGCGAGAAGGTGAGAAAAATCATCCATGTTGATATGGATTGCTTTTACGCCGCGGTTGAGATGAGAGACAACCCCTCTTATCGTGGACGGCCGCTCGCTGTAGGTGGGCATGAGAAACAGCGCGGTGTACTAAGTACCTGTAATTATGAGGCAAGAAAATTTGGTATTCGTAGCGCTATGCCAACGGCTCGTGCATTGCAACTATGCCCACAGTTACTCGTTGTGCCTGGTAGGATGCAAGTCTATAAAGAGGTTTCAAAACAGATCCGCGAAATCTTTTCTCGCTACACTTCATTGATCGAACCATTATCTCTGGATGAAGCCTTTCTCGACGTGACAGAAAGTACTCAGTGTCAGGGTTCAGCCACGCTGATAGCTGAAGCAATACGTCGTGATATCTGGCATGAACTTTCGTTGACCGCTTCGGCAGGTATTGCTCCAGTGAAATTCTTAGCCAAAGTCGCCTCTGACATGAATAAACCCAATGGGCAATTTGTCATCCCGCCAGACAGGGTACAAGAGGTGGTCGATAAACTTCCTCTAGAGAAAATACCCGGCGTCGGTAAAGTAAGTTTGGAAAAGCTACACCAAGCTGGCTTTTATACTGGCGAAGATATTAAAAACAGTAACTATCGCGATTTGCTGCTTAGGTTTGGTCGTTTGGGCGCTTCACTGTGGAATAAGAGCCACGGTATCGATAACCGAGAAGTGGTTGTTGAGCGCGAGCGTAAATCAGTCGGCGTCGAGCGAACCTTCAGTCAAAATATTTCTTCCTATCAGGAGTGCTGGCAGGTTATTGAAGAAAAACTGTTTCCTGAGCTAGAAAAACGTTTAGAAAAAGCCTCGCCTGACAAAGCCATCATCAAGCAAGGTATTAAGCTGAAGTTCGCTGATTTTCAATTAACCACCATTGAGCACATTCACCCGCAGCTTGAACTGGAGTATTTCAAGCAGCTACTGAGTGATATTTTGAAGCGCCAGCAGGGCCGAGAGATCCGCCTGTTGGGCTTAAACGTTATGCTTAAACCGGAAGAGCAGGCGAAACAACTCAGCTTCTTTTAG
- a CDS encoding GGDEF domain-containing response regulator, with the protein MNNKVLVVEDSRAYQNYLNQQLTAIGCQVYSAETLAEAKQLLQQHREFRFAVLDYCLPDAENGEVIDLVLEHQHKVIVLTATFNDETRERFIAKGVVDYLLKNSMASVSYLIPLAKRLLNNDKHHALIVDDSPTVRAHVTQLLEHQYIKTTQAENGLIGLEKLKQDPTITFVITDHDMPEKDGITMIQEMRQSHDNNSLGIIGLSGSDSKTLTAQFLKAGANDFLTKPFNQEEFYCRVHQLLNMREATEELYKLANQDALTGLWNRRFLFAQACSTCTDRSIAMLDIDHFKSVNDTYGHDGGDAALKVIANILKIYFPDEVVARFGGEEFCIQSHIPFDDFITRIENVRLRIEKTLIKHDSNSIQLTVSIGVCNSRASLNEQIKLADDRLYEAKAAGRNCTIYS; encoded by the coding sequence TTGAACAATAAAGTACTGGTTGTGGAAGATAGCCGTGCGTATCAAAACTACCTAAACCAACAGTTAACCGCGATTGGTTGTCAGGTTTATAGCGCAGAAACATTAGCAGAAGCCAAACAGCTACTCCAACAGCATCGTGAGTTTCGATTTGCCGTTTTGGATTATTGCTTACCAGATGCTGAGAATGGCGAAGTTATAGACCTTGTACTTGAACACCAGCATAAAGTCATCGTCCTAACCGCAACCTTCAATGATGAAACACGCGAACGCTTCATTGCTAAAGGTGTTGTCGACTACCTACTGAAAAATAGTATGGCCTCGGTCTCTTACCTTATCCCTCTTGCTAAGCGACTACTCAACAACGATAAGCATCACGCTTTGATCGTTGATGATTCTCCCACCGTTCGTGCACATGTTACCCAGCTACTGGAGCACCAGTACATCAAAACGACGCAAGCGGAAAATGGCCTCATAGGGCTAGAAAAGTTGAAACAAGATCCCACCATCACGTTTGTGATTACTGACCATGATATGCCTGAAAAAGATGGCATCACCATGATCCAAGAAATGCGTCAGTCTCATGACAACAACAGCCTAGGTATCATAGGATTATCGGGCAGTGACTCTAAAACGCTCACCGCTCAGTTTCTAAAAGCGGGTGCCAATGACTTTTTGACGAAACCCTTTAATCAAGAAGAGTTTTATTGCCGAGTGCATCAGCTACTCAATATGCGAGAGGCTACCGAAGAGCTGTATAAGCTCGCGAATCAAGACGCGCTTACCGGGCTTTGGAATCGGCGTTTTCTGTTTGCTCAAGCTTGCTCTACGTGCACAGATCGTAGTATCGCTATGCTGGATATTGACCACTTTAAATCAGTTAATGATACCTATGGCCATGATGGGGGAGATGCTGCACTGAAAGTCATTGCCAATATTCTAAAAATCTACTTCCCAGATGAAGTAGTGGCAAGATTCGGTGGGGAAGAGTTCTGTATTCAATCTCATATCCCCTTTGATGATTTCATTACCCGGATTGAAAATGTGCGGTTACGTATAGAAAAAACGCTCATCAAGCATGATTCGAATAGTATACAACTCACTGTTAGCATTGGGGTTTGTAATAGCCGCGCGAGTTTAAATGAGCAAATAAAATTGGCAGATGATAGGCTTTATGAAGCAAAAGCGGCGGGAAGAAATTGTACTATTTACAGCTAA
- the nqrM gene encoding (Na+)-NQR maturation NqrM: MSTFLITFGVFMAVIAAMSIGYIIQKKVVKGSCGGLGAVGIDKVCNCPEPCDARKKREAREAARAEKLAAWEKDRIA, translated from the coding sequence ATGAGTACATTTTTAATTACCTTTGGTGTGTTTATGGCTGTGATTGCCGCTATGTCAATCGGCTATATCATCCAAAAGAAAGTAGTAAAGGGCAGCTGTGGCGGTCTGGGTGCGGTTGGTATCGACAAGGTATGTAACTGCCCTGAACCATGTGATGCACGTAAAAAGCGTGAAGCGCGTGAAGCAGCGCGAGCTGAGAAGTTGGCTGCATGGGAAAAAGATCGTATCGCTTAA
- a CDS encoding FAD:protein FMN transferase, with product MKKWLVAFASLLVLAGCEKPAEQVHLSGPTMGTTYNIKYISAEGIPSPQTLQQEVDRLLEEVNDQMSTYRKDSELSRFNQLQSSESFEVSPQTVTVVKEAIRLNGLTQGALDVTVGPLVNLWGFGPEARPEVVPSDEELAARKAMTGIEHLSVEGNTLRKDIPNLYVDLSTIAKGWGVDVVADYIQSQGIENYMVEVGGEMRLKGLNREGVKWRIAIEKPSTDERAIQEIIEPGDMAVATSGDYRIYFERDGVRYSHIINPQTGKPIRHKVVSVTVLDKSSMTADGLATGLMVLGEELGMQVANENNIPAFMIVKTQDGFKELASEAYKPFMNQ from the coding sequence GTGAAAAAGTGGCTTGTTGCATTTGCTTCTCTACTCGTTTTGGCTGGCTGTGAAAAGCCCGCAGAGCAGGTTCACCTAAGCGGCCCAACAATGGGGACGACTTACAACATTAAATACATCTCAGCGGAAGGTATCCCTTCACCACAGACGCTTCAGCAGGAAGTCGATCGTCTGCTTGAAGAGGTCAATGACCAGATGTCGACCTATCGCAAAGATTCTGAGTTAAGTCGCTTTAATCAACTGCAATCTTCTGAGTCATTCGAAGTGTCTCCACAAACAGTTACTGTAGTGAAAGAAGCAATCCGTTTAAACGGTCTTACTCAAGGTGCGTTAGATGTGACAGTTGGTCCATTGGTTAACCTTTGGGGCTTTGGTCCAGAAGCTCGCCCAGAGGTGGTGCCAAGTGATGAAGAGCTGGCAGCACGTAAAGCAATGACAGGTATTGAGCATCTTTCTGTTGAAGGCAATACACTCAGAAAAGATATTCCTAACCTTTATGTTGATCTATCGACAATTGCAAAAGGGTGGGGTGTAGATGTGGTTGCAGACTACATTCAATCTCAAGGTATTGAGAACTACATGGTTGAAGTCGGCGGTGAAATGCGTCTAAAAGGTTTAAACCGTGAAGGCGTGAAATGGCGAATCGCCATTGAAAAACCATCCACTGACGAGCGTGCAATTCAAGAGATTATTGAACCAGGCGACATGGCGGTAGCGACATCGGGTGATTACCGTATCTATTTTGAGCGTGATGGCGTACGATACTCGCATATCATCAACCCACAAACGGGTAAGCCTATTCGTCATAAGGTGGTGTCAGTCACTGTACTAGACAAGTCATCCATGACGGCAGATGGTTTGGCGACTGGCCTTATGGTTCTTGGTGAAGAGCTAGGTATGCAGGTAGCCAATGAAAACAATATTCCTGCGTTTATGATTGTTAAAACCCAAGATGGCTTTAAAGAGTTAGCTTCTGAAGCTTACAAGCCATTTATGAATCAATAA
- the nqrF gene encoding NADH:ubiquinone reductase (Na(+)-transporting) subunit F produces MNTIIFGVVMFTLIILALVLVILFAKSKLVPSGDITISVNNDPNLAIVTQPGSKLLGALAGAGVFVSSACGGGGSCGQCRVKVKSGGGDILPTELDHITKGEAREGERLACQVAMKTDMDIELPEEIFGVKKWECSVISNDNKATFIKELKLQIPDGESVPFRAGGYIQIEAPAHHVKYADFDVPEEYREDWDKFNLFRYESKVNEETIRAYSMANYPEEEGIIMLNVRIATPPPNNPDVPPGIMSSFIWSLKEGDKCTISGPFGEFFAKDTDNEMVFVGGGAGMAPMRSHIFDQLKRLKSTRKMSFWYGARSKREMFYVEDFDGLQAENENFVWHCALSDPMPEDNWDGYTGFIHNVLYENYLKDHEAPEDCEYYMCGPPMMNAAVIGMLKDLGVEDENILLDDFGG; encoded by the coding sequence ATGAATACTATTATTTTTGGTGTAGTGATGTTTACCCTGATTATCTTGGCGCTAGTTTTAGTGATTCTATTCGCTAAATCTAAACTAGTACCATCAGGTGACATTACAATCTCTGTGAATAACGACCCAAATCTGGCGATCGTTACACAACCAGGCAGTAAGCTTCTGGGTGCTCTAGCTGGTGCTGGCGTATTCGTATCTTCTGCTTGTGGTGGCGGTGGCTCATGTGGCCAGTGTCGCGTAAAAGTTAAATCAGGTGGTGGCGACATCCTACCTACCGAGCTTGACCACATTACTAAAGGTGAAGCGCGTGAAGGTGAGCGTCTAGCGTGTCAGGTTGCAATGAAAACTGACATGGACATCGAACTTCCTGAAGAGATCTTCGGCGTTAAGAAGTGGGAATGTTCTGTTATCTCTAACGATAACAAAGCAACATTCATCAAAGAGCTTAAGCTACAAATTCCAGATGGCGAATCAGTACCTTTCCGTGCTGGTGGTTACATCCAGATTGAAGCGCCTGCTCACCACGTGAAATACGCTGACTTCGATGTACCAGAAGAGTACCGTGAAGATTGGGACAAGTTTAACCTGTTCCGCTACGAGTCTAAGGTAAACGAAGAAACAATCCGCGCTTACTCTATGGCTAACTACCCAGAAGAAGAAGGTATTATTATGCTAAACGTGCGTATCGCTACGCCGCCGCCTAATAATCCTGATGTACCACCAGGTATCATGTCTTCGTTCATCTGGTCTCTTAAAGAGGGCGACAAGTGTACTATTTCTGGTCCATTTGGTGAGTTCTTTGCGAAAGACACAGACAACGAGATGGTCTTCGTTGGTGGTGGTGCTGGTATGGCGCCAATGCGTTCGCACATCTTCGACCAGCTTAAGCGTCTTAAATCTACTCGTAAGATGTCTTTCTGGTACGGTGCGCGTTCTAAGCGTGAGATGTTCTACGTTGAAGACTTCGATGGCCTACAAGCTGAAAACGAAAACTTCGTGTGGCACTGTGCACTGTCTGACCCTATGCCAGAAGATAACTGGGATGGTTACACAGGCTTCATCCACAACGTACTGTACGAAAACTACCTGAAGGATCACGAAGCTCCTGAAGATTGTGAGTACTACATGTGTGGTCCACCGATGATGAATGCGGCTGTTATCGGCATGCTGAAAGATCTCGGTGTTGAAGACGAAAACATCCTACTGGATGACTTCGGCGGCTAA
- the nqrE gene encoding NADH:ubiquinone reductase (Na(+)-transporting) subunit E: MEHYISLLVKSIFIENLALSFFLGMCTFLAVSKKVKTSFGLGVAVVFVLTVAVPVNNLLYNLVLKENALLEGVDLSFLNFITFIGVIAALVQILEMILDRFFPPLYNALGIFLPLITVNCAIFGGVSFMVQRDYNFAESVVYGFGSGVGWMLAIVALAGIREKMKYSDVPPGLRGLGITFITVGLMALGFMSFSGVQL, translated from the coding sequence ATGGAACACTACATTAGCTTGCTAGTTAAATCGATTTTCATCGAAAACTTAGCACTATCGTTCTTCTTAGGTATGTGTACATTCCTTGCTGTATCTAAGAAAGTTAAGACCTCTTTCGGTCTTGGCGTTGCCGTTGTTTTCGTACTGACTGTAGCAGTACCTGTGAACAACCTACTTTACAACCTAGTTCTTAAAGAGAATGCGTTACTTGAAGGTGTGGATCTTAGCTTCCTAAACTTCATTACCTTTATCGGTGTAATCGCGGCTCTTGTACAGATTCTAGAAATGATCTTAGACCGTTTCTTCCCACCTCTGTACAACGCACTAGGCATCTTCCTACCGCTGATCACAGTAAACTGTGCGATCTTCGGTGGTGTATCTTTCATGGTACAACGTGACTACAACTTCGCAGAGTCAGTAGTATACGGCTTCGGCTCAGGTGTGGGTTGGATGCTAGCTATCGTTGCTCTTGCAGGTATTCGTGAGAAGATGAAGTACTCTGATGTACCTCCAGGTCTACGTGGTCTTGGTATCACGTTCATCACAGTTGGTCTAATGGCGTTAGGCTTTATGTCTTTCTCTGGTGTTCAACTGTAA
- a CDS encoding NADH:ubiquinone reductase (Na(+)-transporting) subunit D codes for MSSAQNVKKSLLAPVLDNNPIALQVLGVCSALAVTTKLETAFVMTLAVIFVTALSNFFVSVIRNHIPNSVRIIVQMAIIASLVIVVDQVLKAYLYDISKQLSVFVGLIITNCIVMGRAEAFAMKSEPLPSLIDGIGNGLGYGFVLITVGFFRELFGSGKLFGMEVLPLVSNGGWYQPNGLMLLAPSAFFLIGFLIWAIRILKPEQVEAKE; via the coding sequence ATGTCTAGCGCACAAAACGTTAAGAAGAGTCTATTAGCGCCAGTATTGGATAACAACCCAATCGCGCTTCAGGTTCTTGGTGTTTGTTCTGCATTGGCAGTAACAACTAAACTAGAAACGGCTTTTGTAATGACACTAGCGGTTATCTTTGTAACTGCACTGTCTAACTTCTTCGTTTCAGTCATCCGTAACCACATTCCTAACAGTGTGCGTATCATCGTTCAAATGGCGATCATCGCATCTCTAGTAATCGTGGTAGACCAAGTGCTAAAAGCTTACCTATACGATATCTCTAAACAGCTATCAGTATTCGTAGGTCTAATCATCACGAACTGTATCGTTATGGGTCGTGCTGAAGCATTCGCAATGAAGTCTGAGCCTCTTCCATCACTTATCGATGGTATTGGTAACGGTCTTGGTTACGGTTTCGTTCTTATCACTGTTGGTTTCTTCCGTGAGCTATTCGGCTCAGGCAAATTATTTGGCATGGAAGTTCTACCTCTAGTGAGCAATGGTGGTTGGTATCAGCCAAACGGTTTGATGTTACTAGCACCATCTGCATTCTTCCTAATCGGTTTCCTTATCTGGGCAATCCGTATTCTGAAACCAGAGCAAGTAGAAGCGAAGGAGTAA
- a CDS encoding Na(+)-translocating NADH-quinone reductase subunit C, translating into MASNNDSIKKTLGVVIGLSLVCSIIVSTAAVGLRDKQKANAVLDKQTKIVEVAGIDAAGKKVPELFAEYIEPRLVDFDTGAFVEGDAASYDQRKAAKDPAESIKLTADQDKAKILRRANTGVIYLVKDGDAVSKIILPVHGTGLWSMMYAFVAVETDGNTVSAITYYEQGETPGLGGEIENPSWRAQFEGKKLFDENHKPAIKIVKGGAPAGSEHGVDGLSGATLTGNGVQGTFDFWLGDMGFGPFLAKVRDGGLN; encoded by the coding sequence ATGGCAAGTAATAACGACAGCATTAAAAAGACGCTGGGTGTTGTTATCGGGTTGAGCCTTGTTTGTTCAATCATCGTATCAACAGCAGCTGTAGGTCTACGTGACAAGCAAAAAGCTAACGCTGTACTAGATAAGCAAACTAAGATCGTTGAAGTTGCAGGTATCGACGCTGCAGGTAAGAAAGTACCAGAGCTATTCGCTGAGTACATCGAGCCTCGTCTAGTTGATTTCGATACTGGCGCTTTCGTTGAAGGTGACGCTGCGTCATACGACCAACGTAAAGCTGCAAAAGATCCTGCTGAGTCTATCAAGCTAACCGCTGACCAAGACAAAGCGAAGATCCTACGTCGCGCAAACACGGGTGTTATTTACCTAGTGAAAGATGGCGATGCAGTATCTAAGATCATCCTGCCTGTTCACGGTACGGGTCTATGGTCAATGATGTACGCTTTTGTTGCAGTAGAAACTGACGGTAACACTGTTTCTGCAATCACTTACTACGAACAGGGTGAAACTCCTGGACTTGGTGGTGAAATTGAGAACCCTTCTTGGCGTGCTCAGTTTGAAGGCAAGAAACTGTTTGATGAGAACCACAAACCAGCAATTAAAATTGTTAAAGGTGGCGCTCCAGCAGGTTCTGAACACGGTGTTGATGGCCTATCAGGTGCGACACTAACAGGTAACGGTGTTCAAGGTACATTTGATTTCTGGTTAGGCGATATGGGCTTTGGTCCATTCCTAGCAAAAGTTCGTGACGGAGGTCTGAACTAA
- a CDS encoding NADH:ubiquinone reductase (Na(+)-transporting) subunit B — protein MALKKFIEDIEHHFEPGGKHEKWFALYEAAATLFYTPGLVTKKSSHVRDSVDLKRIMIMVWFAVFPAMFWGMYNAGGQAISALNHMYAGDQLAAVVAGNWHYWLTEMLGGTLAADAGVGSKMILGATYFLPIYATVFIVGGFWEVLFCMVRKHEVNEGFFVTSILFALIVPPTLPLWQAALGITFGVVVAKEIFGGTGRNFLNPALAGRAFLFFAYPAQISGDVVWTAADGFSGATALSQWAQGGNGALVNTVTGAPITWMDAFIGNIPGSIGEVSTLALMIGAAMIVYMRIASWRIIAGVMIGMIATATLFNVIGSDTNPMFNMPWHWHLVLGGFAFGMFFMATDPVSASFTNKGKWWYGALIGVMCVLIRVVNPAYPEGMMLAILFANLFAPLFDHVVIEKNIKRRLARYGK, from the coding sequence ATGGCTCTTAAAAAGTTTATTGAAGACATCGAGCATCATTTTGAGCCAGGTGGTAAGCATGAGAAGTGGTTTGCTTTATATGAAGCAGCAGCAACACTTTTCTACACGCCAGGCTTGGTAACGAAAAAAAGCTCGCACGTTCGTGATAGCGTTGACCTAAAACGTATCATGATCATGGTTTGGTTCGCGGTATTCCCAGCAATGTTCTGGGGTATGTACAACGCGGGTGGCCAAGCTATCTCAGCACTTAATCACATGTATGCTGGTGATCAGCTAGCAGCTGTAGTTGCTGGCAACTGGCACTACTGGCTAACGGAAATGCTTGGGGGCACTTTAGCTGCCGATGCAGGCGTTGGCAGTAAGATGATCCTAGGTGCAACTTACTTCCTACCTATCTACGCAACGGTATTTATCGTTGGTGGTTTCTGGGAAGTACTGTTCTGTATGGTGCGTAAGCACGAAGTTAACGAAGGTTTCTTTGTAACTTCGATCCTATTTGCACTTATCGTTCCACCAACACTTCCTCTATGGCAAGCGGCGCTAGGTATTACCTTCGGTGTTGTTGTTGCTAAAGAGATCTTTGGTGGTACGGGTCGTAACTTCCTTAACCCAGCACTTGCTGGCCGTGCATTTCTATTCTTCGCTTACCCTGCGCAAATCTCAGGTGACGTAGTTTGGACTGCAGCTGATGGCTTCTCTGGTGCAACGGCGCTTAGCCAATGGGCACAAGGTGGTAACGGTGCACTAGTGAATACAGTGACAGGCGCTCCTATCACTTGGATGGACGCTTTCATCGGTAACATTCCTGGTTCTATTGGTGAAGTTTCTACACTGGCTCTAATGATCGGTGCAGCAATGATCGTGTACATGCGAATTGCTTCATGGCGCATTATTGCAGGTGTGATGATCGGTATGATTGCAACAGCAACTCTGTTCAATGTTATCGGTTCTGACACTAACCCAATGTTCAACATGCCATGGCACTGGCACCTAGTTCTAGGTGGTTTTGCATTCGGTATGTTCTTTATGGCAACAGACCCTGTATCCGCTTCATTTACTAACAAAGGTAAATGGTGGTACGGCGCACTAATCGGCGTGATGTGTGTACTAATTCGTGTAGTAAACCCAGCTTACCCAGAAGGTATGATGCTGGCGATTCTATTCGCGAACCTGTTTGCACCTCTGTTCGACCATGTAGTTATCGAGAAGAACATCAAGCGGAGACTAGCACGCTATGGCAAGTAA
- a CDS encoding Na(+)-translocating NADH-quinone reductase subunit A, whose translation MITIKKGLDLPVAGTPTQVINDGKTIKKVALLGEEYVGMRPTMHVRVGDEVKKAQVLFEDKKNPGVKFTSPAAGKVIEINRGAKRVLQSVVIEVAGEEQVTFDKFEADKLAGLDRETVKTQLVESGLWTALRTRPFSKVPAIESSTKAIFVTAMDTNPLAAQPELIINEQQEAFVAGLDLLSTLTDGKVYVCKSGTSLPRSSQSNVEEHVFDGPHPAGLAGTHMHFLYPVNAENVAWSINYQDVIAFGKLFLTGELYTDRVISLAGPVVNNPRLVRTSLGACLDDVTDSELMPGEVRVISGSVLTGTHATGPHAYLGRYHVQVSVLREGREKELFGWAMPGKNKFSITRSFLGHVFKGQLFNMTTTTNGSDRSMVPIGNYERVMPLDMEPTLLLRDLCAGDTDSAAALGALELDEEDVALCTFVCPGKYEYGELLRECLDTIEKEG comes from the coding sequence ATGATTACAATAAAGAAGGGTTTGGACCTTCCTGTTGCAGGAACTCCTACCCAGGTGATTAATGATGGTAAGACCATCAAAAAAGTCGCCTTGCTTGGCGAAGAGTACGTCGGCATGCGTCCTACTATGCATGTCCGCGTAGGCGATGAAGTAAAGAAAGCTCAAGTTCTTTTTGAAGATAAGAAGAACCCAGGCGTGAAATTTACTTCACCAGCAGCTGGTAAAGTGATCGAGATTAACCGTGGCGCTAAGCGTGTCCTTCAATCTGTAGTGATTGAAGTGGCAGGTGAAGAGCAGGTGACATTCGATAAGTTTGAAGCTGATAAACTAGCAGGTCTTGACCGTGAAACGGTGAAAACTCAACTAGTTGAATCAGGTCTTTGGACCGCTTTACGTACTCGTCCGTTCAGCAAGGTTCCAGCAATCGAATCTTCTACTAAGGCTATTTTCGTAACTGCTATGGATACTAATCCACTAGCGGCTCAGCCTGAGTTGATCATCAATGAACAACAAGAAGCGTTTGTTGCAGGTTTAGATCTGCTTTCAACTCTGACTGATGGCAAGGTTTACGTATGTAAATCTGGTACAAGTCTTCCTCGTTCTTCTCAATCAAATGTTGAAGAGCATGTATTTGATGGCCCTCACCCAGCAGGTCTTGCTGGCACCCACATGCATTTCCTATACCCAGTGAATGCAGAAAATGTGGCGTGGAGTATCAACTACCAGGACGTTATCGCGTTCGGTAAGTTGTTCCTAACTGGTGAACTTTACACTGACCGTGTTATTTCTCTGGCTGGCCCAGTAGTGAATAACCCTCGTCTAGTTCGTACATCTCTAGGTGCATGCCTTGATGACGTAACGGACAGCGAGCTAATGCCAGGTGAAGTTCGTGTGATTTCTGGTTCAGTACTGACTGGTACTCATGCAACTGGTCCTCACGCATACCTTGGTCGTTACCACGTACAGGTTTCTGTATTACGTGAAGGCCGTGAAAAAGAACTGTTTGGATGGGCAATGCCAGGTAAGAACAAGTTCTCAATTACTCGCTCATTCCTTGGTCACGTATTCAAAGGTCAGTTGTTCAACATGACAACGACGACTAACGGTAGTGATCGTTCAATGGTTCCAATCGGCAACTACGAACGCGTAATGCCTCTAGATATGGAGCCAACTCTGCTACTTCGTGATCTATGTGCAGGTGATACTGACAGTGCAGCAGCACTAGGTGCGCTAGAGCTAGATGAAGAAGATGTAGCATTGTGTACCTTTGTGTGTCCTGGTAAATACGAGTACGGTGAACTCCTTCGTGAATGCCTAGATACCATCGAGAAGGAAGGGTAA
- the bolA gene encoding transcriptional regulator BolA, with protein MIQEVIESKLKEAFNPDHLSVINESYMHNVPPGSESHFKVVVVSAKFEGARLIARHRQVNQVLAEELANQIHALSMHTYTADEWKEQNQLAPDSPMCLGGSK; from the coding sequence ATGATCCAAGAAGTCATTGAAAGCAAGCTCAAAGAGGCCTTCAATCCAGACCACTTAAGCGTGATTAACGAAAGTTACATGCATAACGTTCCGCCAGGCTCGGAAAGCCACTTCAAAGTGGTTGTTGTGAGTGCGAAGTTTGAGGGGGCGCGCTTGATTGCACGTCACCGTCAAGTAAATCAAGTGCTTGCAGAAGAGTTAGCGAACCAAATCCATGCTCTGTCTATGCACACCTATACAGCTGATGAATGGAAAGAACAGAATCAGCTCGCGCCAGATAGCCCAATGTGCTTAGGCGGCTCAAAATAA